The stretch of DNA GCAGCCTCGACGACACCCAGCTGCGCCTGCTCGAGGAGCGCCTGCGCTACATGCGCGAGCTGGACGACCGTCGCGCCTCGATCCTTGCCAGCATCGAGGAACAGGGCAAGCTCGCGCCCGAGCTCAAGCGTGAAATCGACCTCGCCGACACCAAGACCCGCCTCGAAGACCTTTACCTGCCTTATAAGCAGAAGCGCCGCACCAAGGGCCAGATCGCCCTGGAAGCCGGCCTCGGCGAGTTGGCCGACGCGATTTTTGCCGATCCTGAGCTCAATCCCGAAAGCGAGGCCGCACGCTTCGTCGATGCCGAGAAGGGCTTCGCCGATACCAAGGCGGTGCTCGAAGGCGCCAAGTACATCCTGATGGAGCGCTTCGCCGAAGACGCCAATTTGCTGGCCAAGCTGCGCGACTTCCTCACCCACAACGCCACGCTGAGCGCGCGCGTGGTGCCCGGCAAAGAAAACGAAGGCGCCAAGTTCAGCGACTATTTCGAACACGACGAACCGCTCAAGAGCGCGCCGTCACACCGTGCGCTGGCGATCTTTCGCGGGCGCAACGAAGGCGTGCTCAGCGTCAGCCTGAAGGTCGGCGACGAGGCGCCCGGGACCATGCACCCCGGCGAAGTGATGATCGGCGAGCGCTTCGGTATCTCCAACCGCGGGCGAGCAGCGGACAAGTGGCTCGGCGATGTGGTGCGCTGGACCTGGAAAGTGAAGCTCTACACCCACCTGGAAACCGACCTGCTCGGCGAACTGCGCGACAAGGCCGAAGACGATGCCATCGGCGTCTTCGCCCGCAACATGCATGATCTGCTGCTGGCCGCGCCGGCCGGTCCGCGTGCCACGCTGGGGCTCGATCCGGGTTTGCGCACCGGCTGCAAGGTGGCCGTGGTCGATGCCACCGGCAAGCTGCTGGACACCGCTACGGTCTACCCACACGCGCCGCGCAACGACTGGGACGGCACCCTGGCCGTGCTGGCCAAGCTCTGCGCCAAACACAGCGTCGACCTGATCGCCATCGGCAACGGCACCGCCAGCCGTGAAAGTGACCGGCTCGCCGCCGACCTGATCAAGCAGGTGCCGGGCCTCAAGCTGACCAAGGTGATGGTCTCCGAGGCCGGCGCTTCGGTGTACTCGGCCTCGGAACTGGCCGCCAAGGAATTTCCGGATCTGGACGTCTCGATCCGCGGCGCCGTATCCATCGCGCGGCGCCTACAAGACCCGCTCGCCGAACTGGTGAAGATCGAACCGAAAGCCATCGGCGTGGGCCAGTACCAGCACGATGTGTCCCAGCTCAAATTGGCGCGCTCGCTGGATGCCGTGGTGGAAGACTGCGTGAACGCCGTCGGCGTCGACGTCAATACGGCTTCGGTGGCGCTGCTGGCGCGGATTTCTGGCCTGAACACCACCCTGGCGCAGAACATCGTCGCCTACCGTGACGCCAACGGCGCGTTCAAGGCACGCAACGAGTTGAAGAAGGTGCCACGTCTGGGCGACAAGACCTTCGAACAGGCGGCCGGCTTCCTGCGCGTGATGAATGGCGAGAACCCGCTGGACGCCTCGGCCGTTCACCCGGAAACCTATCCATTAGTCAAACGCATCGCCCAGGACACCGGGCGCGACATCCGCTCACTGATCGGTGACTCGGCGTTCCTCAAGCGCCTGGACCCCAAGCAGTTCACTGATGAAAGTTTCGGCCTGGTCACCGTCAGCGACATCCTGCAGGAGCTGGAAAAGCCCGGCCGCGATCCGCGCCCCGAGTTCAAGACCGCGGAGTTCCAGGACGGTGTCGAGAAGCTCAGCGACCTGACACCCGGGATGGTGCTCGAAGGTGTGGTCACCAACGTGACCAACTTCGGTGCCTTCGTCGACATCGGCGTACATCAGGACGGCCTGGTACACATCTCGGCGCTGTCCGAGAAGTTCGTCAAGGATCCCTACGAAGTGGTCAAGGCCGGCGACATCGTCAAGGTCAAGGTCATGGAAGTGGATATCCCACGCCAGCGTGTCGGATTGTCCATGCGCATGAGCGATACCCCAGGCGAAAAGGCGGACGGCATGCGCGGCGGTGGCAACAACCGCAGCGGCCAGGGCCGTGGCGAGCGCAAGGCGGCCAAGCCAGAGGCCAAACCGGCTCCGGCCAACAACGCCATGGCCGCGCTGTTCGCCAACGCCAAGAACCTGAGGAAATAAGGTGCGGGAAGTCGAAGCAGTGGGGAGCAGCAGCGCCTTCGGGCGTCTGCTGGGTCTTGAAATCGTCAAGGCCGAGAATGGCGAAGCGGTGCTGCGCCTGGAGATGCACGACGGCTTGCGCAACCTGCACGGCAAACTGCACGGCGGCGCGCTGTTCTCGCTGATCGACACCGCGATGGGCCAGGCGAGCCACAGCCTCAACGGCGGCGAGCCCAACAGCGTCACCCTGGAATGCAAGGTCAATTACATTCGCCCGGTGACCGAAGGCGAGCTGACCTGTCGCGCCTGGGTGGTGCACGGCGGCCGGCGCACTCAGGTGCTCGAAGCCGAAGTCCATCAAGGCGAGAAACTGGTCGCCAAGGCGCAGGCGACCTTCTCGGTCTTGTGAGGCATTGCGCCGCAGCTGAGGGTTCGCTGGAAACGCCCTGCAGCAGTGCGGGGTCCAACGCTGACGGCCTCTTGTAGAGCGTGCGATCCACCCCCATATTGTGCCGACTGACGCGTGAAGGAATTCCCAATTGAGCGATCTTCTCTCCCACCGCCTGGCGTTGCTGGCCGAGCATCAAAACCTGTCGCTGCTCTCGCAATGCCTGCATGGGATCGAGCGCGAATGCCTGCGAGTCGATGGCCAGGGCCAACTGGCGTTGACGCCGCATCCCCGCGCACTGGGCTCGGCACTGACGCATCCGAAGATCACCACGGACTATTCCGAAGCGCTGCTAGAGTTCATCACCGGCACCGAAACCGATCCGCAAAAAACGCTGACCGAGCTGGACGCGATCCATCGCTACACCTACAGCAAGCTCGGCGATGAGCTGCTCTGGAGCCCGTCGATGCCCGGCCACCTGCCGGACGAGTCGCAGATTCCCATCGCCGAGTACGGCAGCTCCAACATCGGCCGTCTCAAGTACGTCTATCGCCAAGGGCTGGCATTGCGCTACGGCAAGACCATGCAATGCATCGCCGGCATTCACTACAACTTCTCGCTGCCCGAGGCGTTATGGTCAGTGCTGCAAGCCGACGAAGGCGATGACCGCTCGCAGCAGGATTACCAGTCCTCGCGCTATATCGCACTGATCCGCAACTTCCGCCGCTACAGCTGGCTGCTGATGTACCTCTTTGGCGCCTCGCCGGCGCTGGATGCGAGTTTCATGCGCGGCCGTTCGCACCAGCTCCAGCAGCTCGACGACGACACCCTTTACCTGCCCTACGCCACCAGCCTGCGCATGAGCGATCTGGGCTACCAGAGCAATGCCCAGGCCGGCCTGACGCCTTGCTATGACGATCTGCCGAGCTACACCAGCAGCCTGCACAAAGCCGTTTCGACCCCCTACCCCGAGTACGCGGCGTTGGGGACCAAGGATGCCGACGGCAATTGGCAGCAGCTCAATACCAACGTGTTGCAGATCGAGAACGAGTACTACTCGAACATTCGTCCCAAGCGGGTCACGGCCACTGGCGAGCGGCCGCTGCATGCCCTGCGGGCGCGCGGGATTCAGTACATCGAAGTGCGCTGCCTGGACATCAACCCCTTCCTGCCACTGGGCATCGACCTCGACGAGGCGCGCTTCCTCGATGCCTTCCTGCTGTTTTGTGCACTGCAGCAAAGCCCCTGTCTGGCCGAAGGCGAATGCAGTGCCAGCAACGACAACTTTCTCAGGGTGGTCAAGGAAGGCCGCAAACCGGGCCTGGAGCTGCGGCGCTGTGGTGAAAGCCTCTCGCTGCAGGCCTGGGCCAATGAAGTCATCGGTGAGATCAGCAAGGTTGCGGCATTGCTGGACCAAAGCCACGGCGGCGAGCATCACGCCCGCGCCCTAGCCGCCCAGCAAGCGAAGGTCGACGACAGCAGCCTGACCCCTTCGGCGCGAGTCCTCCACGAACTGCAGAGCAACCGCGAAAGTTTCGGTGAATTCGCGCTACGCCAGACGCGCCGCCACGCCGCTTATTTCCGCGAACAACCACTGCCGGACACCGACCTCCGCTACTTTGACCAGGCTGCGCGCGAATCCCTGGAACAGCAGGCCGTGATGGAAGCCGGCGATGAATTGGACTTCGACAGCTTCGTCGCCGAATACCAGCGCAGCCTCACCGCCTGAACCAGCCGTCGTTTCGTTACCCATGACGAAACGACGGCAGTGGTTGATATCACTGATATTTATAGCGCGTCATAGCCGCTCTACCCTCTTGCCAACAGCGCCGTTGCTCGGCAAATCCGTTCGGGCCGGGAAATCTTCGCGGGGTGCACCTCTCTAAAATTCTGTCCCTCCCGTGCGGCCGCTTCCGACCGCCTGTGATGGGCACCAGAACAATAAAAAGAGAGGTGCACGATGTCTTTGCTCGACATGCTGATATCCGCCCGCAGAGGTACGCTGGCAACGGCGACCACGATCGGCTTGCTGTTCGCATTGGTTGTCCTGACCAACAGCGCCATTGCGGCACCGTCCCCGGTCGCCGGTGCCATCAGCGGCGGCGGACCCGCATTGGCGCAACTGCGCTATGACCTCACGCTTACGTCGTTCGACGGCACGCCCATCGCAGTCACAGTGTTCCAGCCGGCATTGGCCGAAGGTCAGGCTGCGCCGCTGTTGATGTACAGCCATGGCTGGGGCGGAAGCCGCTCCACGGCGCTCAACGAGAGCGACTCGCTCACCGCCGCTGCGCGGCGCGCCTGGGAATCAGGCTACTTCGTATTGACCTTCGATCAGCGCGGCTTCGGCGACAGCGGAGGCAAGGCCAACGTCCAGGACCCAGCGATCGAAGGCCGTGACATTCAGACCTTGCTGGACTGGGCCGAAGGCACCCTCACCCCGCATCTGGCTTATCTGCGCGGCGATCCGCTGGTGGGCGGTATCGGCCTGAGCTATGGCGGGGGCTTCCAGCTCATCGGCGCCAGCATCGATCCGCGCTTCGATGCGCTCGTGCCGATGATTACCTGGCATGACCTGTCGTACAGCCTGACCCCCAATGGCGTGCCGAAAACCTTGTGGCTCACGCTGCTCAGCGGACTGGCGCTGAACGACCAGGCCCCGTGGATTACCGAAGCCTATGCGCAGTCGCTGTCTGGCAATGTCAGCGACGAGGCGACGCAGCGCCTCGCCGGCAATGGCCTGGGCGCCTTTTGCGGCCCGGACGGCCAAGCGCCACGGGTCGATGCGTTCTTTATCCAGGGCGCCAATGACACCCTGTTCAACACGAACGAGGCCGCCTGGAACTACCAATGCCTGCGCCAAGCCGGCAACGACGCCTACTTGCTGGTTTCCACCGGCGGTCATCTGCTGCCCGGCATGCAGCAGGGCGCACTCGGTTCGGTAGACGCTGACGTGCAGTGCGGCGCGAGCAACTACCGGATCGCCGACCTGGCCTACAACTTCCTCGACGGCAAGCTTCGCAAGCTCCAGCGGCGCATCGACATGCCACGGGTCTGCGTGACGCAGAGCGAACAGCACGGCATCGTCGCCGATCAGATGCCGCGCGGTGGTTTGCAAGTGAATGTGAACAGCGGCGACCTGCTGGTCGGCCCACCGTCCCTCGATTTGGTGTTGAATCTGCTGTTGAAGCTGGAGCCGGCAAGGCTCTCTGAAACACTGAGCCGCCTGTCTGCCAGCAGTGTGCGCATCCTGCTCGGTGCGTTGAGCGGCCTCGGCAAAGGCAACCCGGAACAGATGACTGCACTGCTCAATGAGTTAGTGACGGCGCTGCCGCCTGAGCTGATCGCCGAACTGGGTAGCGCGCCGCGCTTTGTGCCGCTGTACCGCGCCAGTGGTGTGCAGACGCTGGCCGGCCTACCGCTGGCCGATCTGACGCTCGAGGGTGAAGCGGCCCTTGATCCGCGGGTGTTCGTCGGTCTCGGCGTCAAGCGTATGGCCACCGGCCGCAGCGAGCTGCTGCAGGATCAGATCCTGCCGCTGCGGGGCGTCGGAACACACAGCACGGAGCTGATTGGCATCAGCACCCAGTTGCAGCACGGCGACGAGGTCGGTCTGATGCTCTATGGCTTCCACCCGCAGTACACCCTGAGCTTTTCCAGGCTACCAAGCGCGGTCAACGTGCGCGGTACCGTCCAGCTGCCGTTGCATTGAGCCGATGGCGGGCGTTGCGCCCGCCATTTAGCGTCACAACGCTTTCTCGAAAATCTTCGAGTTGCGCTGAAAGTTGTAGAACGAAGCCCTTGCCGCCGGCAGTCGCTCAACGCCGCTCGGCTCGAAACCGCGCTCGCGGAACCAGTGCGCCGTACGCGTGGTAAGCACGAACAGCGTTTTCAACCCGAGCTTGCGGGCGCGGGCTTCAATGCGCTCGAGCAGTTCATCACCGCGACCGCCGTGGCGGTATTCGGGATTGACCGCCAGACAGGCCAGCTCGCCCGCATCGGAATCGGCAATGGGGTAGAGCGCGGCGCAGGCAATGATCAGCCCATCGCGCTCGACAATGCTGAACTGCTCCACTTCGCGCTCCAGCACCTCACGCGAACGTCGCACCAGAATGCCCTGCTCTTCCAGCGGAGTGATCAGGTCGATCAGCCCGCCGACATCTTCGATGGTCGCTTCACGCAGCTGCTCGAACTGCTCCTGCGTCACCAGGGTGCCGTCGCCGCCGTCGCGGGTGAACAGCTCATTGAGCAACGAGCCGTCCTCGGCATAACTGATCACGTGGCTGCGCCGCACGCCGCCCTTGCAGGCTTGCGCAGCCGCGTCCAGCAGCTCGGCCTGATAGCTGCCGACCAGTCGTTCGAGATAGGCCGGGATCTGCGGCGGACGCAGTTCGCGCACCAGTTTGCCCAGCTCGTCGCGCAACCCGCGCTCAGCCCCATAGAGCACCAGCTTGTCAGCCTGCAGATCGACCGCCGCGCGAGTGGCGATGTCTTCACAGGCGATGTTGAAGATCTCCCCGGTGGGCGAATAACCCAGCGGCGAGAGCAGCACGATGGTGCGTTCGTCGAGCAGACGGCCGATGCCCTTGCGGTCGACCCGGCGCACCTCGCCGGTGTGGTGAAAGTCCACGCCATCGAGTACGCCGATCGGCCGCGCCGTGACAAAGTTGCCACTGGCCACGCGCAAGCGGGCGCCCTGCATCGGCGAGGCGGCCAGGTCCATCGACAGCCGCGCCTCTAGGGCGATGCGCATGTGGCCAACGGCGTCGATCACACACTCCAGTGTGGCCGAATCGGTGATACGCAGGTCGCGGTGAAAGCGCGGTTGGATGCCGCGTGCGGCCAGCCGCGCTTCAATTTGTGGACGCGAGCCGAACACCAGTACCAGCCGAACCCCGAGGCTGTGCAACAGCACCAGGTCATGGACGATATTGGCGAAGTTCGGGTGCTCCAGCGCGTCACCCGGCAGCATGACGACAAACGTGCGGTCACGGTGAGCGTTGATATAAGGAGAGGAGTCGCGAAGCCAGCTAACGTAGTTGTGCATGTGCAGAAAGCCTTCAGATAACCGCTTTTTTCAGTCCGCAAGACGGGTCGAGTGAGTCGATGCAGGGAGCAAATTCATGCTGCGATGGGGATCGCCGAATCTGCCCCTATCCTCGGTTCGCCGGTTGAAGGCAATAGTGTTCGATCATCTGGCGTAGCAGCCTCACAGTGGGTTCGATTCGGTCGAGATCCAGGTATTCGTTCGGTTGGTGCGCGCAAGCGATGTCGCCCGGACCGAGCACCAGCGTCTCGCAGCCGAGCTGTTGAAGATAAGGCGCTTCAGTGGAGAAGGCCACTGCTTCGGCGTCGTGTCCGGTGAGGCGCTCGGCCAGCTTGACCAGTTCACCCTCAGCGGGCTGATCGAACGCCGGTACGCTGGGAAACAACGGCGTTAGGTCGA from Pseudomonas sp. DNDY-54 encodes:
- the argA gene encoding amino-acid N-acetyltransferase yields the protein MHNYVSWLRDSSPYINAHRDRTFVVMLPGDALEHPNFANIVHDLVLLHSLGVRLVLVFGSRPQIEARLAARGIQPRFHRDLRITDSATLECVIDAVGHMRIALEARLSMDLAASPMQGARLRVASGNFVTARPIGVLDGVDFHHTGEVRRVDRKGIGRLLDERTIVLLSPLGYSPTGEIFNIACEDIATRAAVDLQADKLVLYGAERGLRDELGKLVRELRPPQIPAYLERLVGSYQAELLDAAAQACKGGVRRSHVISYAEDGSLLNELFTRDGGDGTLVTQEQFEQLREATIEDVGGLIDLITPLEEQGILVRRSREVLEREVEQFSIVERDGLIIACAALYPIADSDAGELACLAVNPEYRHGGRGDELLERIEARARKLGLKTLFVLTTRTAHWFRERGFEPSGVERLPAARASFYNFQRNSKIFEKAL
- a CDS encoding PaaI family thioesterase, with the translated sequence MREVEAVGSSSAFGRLLGLEIVKAENGEAVLRLEMHDGLRNLHGKLHGGALFSLIDTAMGQASHSLNGGEPNSVTLECKVNYIRPVTEGELTCRAWVVHGGRRTQVLEAEVHQGEKLVAKAQATFSVL
- the gshA gene encoding glutamate--cysteine ligase, encoding MSDLLSHRLALLAEHQNLSLLSQCLHGIERECLRVDGQGQLALTPHPRALGSALTHPKITTDYSEALLEFITGTETDPQKTLTELDAIHRYTYSKLGDELLWSPSMPGHLPDESQIPIAEYGSSNIGRLKYVYRQGLALRYGKTMQCIAGIHYNFSLPEALWSVLQADEGDDRSQQDYQSSRYIALIRNFRRYSWLLMYLFGASPALDASFMRGRSHQLQQLDDDTLYLPYATSLRMSDLGYQSNAQAGLTPCYDDLPSYTSSLHKAVSTPYPEYAALGTKDADGNWQQLNTNVLQIENEYYSNIRPKRVTATGERPLHALRARGIQYIEVRCLDINPFLPLGIDLDEARFLDAFLLFCALQQSPCLAEGECSASNDNFLRVVKEGRKPGLELRRCGESLSLQAWANEVIGEISKVAALLDQSHGGEHHARALAAQQAKVDDSSLTPSARVLHELQSNRESFGEFALRQTRRHAAYFREQPLPDTDLRYFDQAARESLEQQAVMEAGDELDFDSFVAEYQRSLTA
- a CDS encoding Tex family protein; the encoded protein is MDSINSRIAAELGVRPQQVAATVALLDEGSTVPFIARYRKEVTGSLDDTQLRLLEERLRYMRELDDRRASILASIEEQGKLAPELKREIDLADTKTRLEDLYLPYKQKRRTKGQIALEAGLGELADAIFADPELNPESEAARFVDAEKGFADTKAVLEGAKYILMERFAEDANLLAKLRDFLTHNATLSARVVPGKENEGAKFSDYFEHDEPLKSAPSHRALAIFRGRNEGVLSVSLKVGDEAPGTMHPGEVMIGERFGISNRGRAADKWLGDVVRWTWKVKLYTHLETDLLGELRDKAEDDAIGVFARNMHDLLLAAPAGPRATLGLDPGLRTGCKVAVVDATGKLLDTATVYPHAPRNDWDGTLAVLAKLCAKHSVDLIAIGNGTASRESDRLAADLIKQVPGLKLTKVMVSEAGASVYSASELAAKEFPDLDVSIRGAVSIARRLQDPLAELVKIEPKAIGVGQYQHDVSQLKLARSLDAVVEDCVNAVGVDVNTASVALLARISGLNTTLAQNIVAYRDANGAFKARNELKKVPRLGDKTFEQAAGFLRVMNGENPLDASAVHPETYPLVKRIAQDTGRDIRSLIGDSAFLKRLDPKQFTDESFGLVTVSDILQELEKPGRDPRPEFKTAEFQDGVEKLSDLTPGMVLEGVVTNVTNFGAFVDIGVHQDGLVHISALSEKFVKDPYEVVKAGDIVKVKVMEVDIPRQRVGLSMRMSDTPGEKADGMRGGGNNRSGQGRGERKAAKPEAKPAPANNAMAALFANAKNLRK
- a CDS encoding CocE/NonD family hydrolase; this encodes MSLLDMLISARRGTLATATTIGLLFALVVLTNSAIAAPSPVAGAISGGGPALAQLRYDLTLTSFDGTPIAVTVFQPALAEGQAAPLLMYSHGWGGSRSTALNESDSLTAAARRAWESGYFVLTFDQRGFGDSGGKANVQDPAIEGRDIQTLLDWAEGTLTPHLAYLRGDPLVGGIGLSYGGGFQLIGASIDPRFDALVPMITWHDLSYSLTPNGVPKTLWLTLLSGLALNDQAPWITEAYAQSLSGNVSDEATQRLAGNGLGAFCGPDGQAPRVDAFFIQGANDTLFNTNEAAWNYQCLRQAGNDAYLLVSTGGHLLPGMQQGALGSVDADVQCGASNYRIADLAYNFLDGKLRKLQRRIDMPRVCVTQSEQHGIVADQMPRGGLQVNVNSGDLLVGPPSLDLVLNLLLKLEPARLSETLSRLSASSVRILLGALSGLGKGNPEQMTALLNELVTALPPELIAELGSAPRFVPLYRASGVQTLAGLPLADLTLEGEAALDPRVFVGLGVKRMATGRSELLQDQILPLRGVGTHSTELIGISTQLQHGDEVGLMLYGFHPQYTLSFSRLPSAVNVRGTVQLPLH